The following proteins come from a genomic window of Sphaerisporangium rubeum:
- a CDS encoding effector-associated constant component EACC1 has product MDVQIAVSGEESVDALRRWLNKDPDLLKQIRNQGTPPGPGRLGTLEVLVAAVGQGGAATALASALVAWLRRRVGDVEITVRRPDGGEITLTARNVRRLDSAQLTELTRRLEDTMGGDKGTHRTQDRELPEPSERG; this is encoded by the coding sequence ATGGATGTGCAGATCGCCGTCTCAGGCGAGGAGAGCGTCGACGCTCTGCGCCGCTGGCTGAACAAAGACCCTGACTTACTCAAGCAGATACGGAACCAGGGGACCCCACCCGGCCCGGGCCGCCTTGGGACGCTTGAGGTGCTCGTCGCCGCCGTCGGCCAGGGGGGAGCCGCCACCGCACTGGCGAGCGCACTGGTGGCGTGGCTGCGGCGGCGAGTGGGAGACGTGGAGATCACGGTCCGCCGGCCGGACGGCGGGGAGATCACGCTCACCGCCAGGAACGTCCGAAGGCTCGACTCGGCACAACTCACAGAGCTGACGCGCCGGCTCGAAGACACCATGGGTGGGGACAAAGGAACTCACCGGACGCAGGACCGGGAGTTGCCAGAGCCCTCGGAGCGCGGGTGA
- a CDS encoding ABC transporter ATP-binding protein: MSSRFPTRPRSRTPVQLHQVTKVYGRSGRAVRALDELSLALPAGTFTAVMGPSGSGKSTLLHCAAGLDAPTSGSVVLADRPLDGLTEDQLTVLRRERAAFVFQSFNLMPTLNVTQNVGLPYVLAGRRPDPHAVMEAIERVGLADRAHHLPAELSGGQQQRVAIARAVAGGAEVLFADEPTGALDTATAGRILALLRSAVDETGQTIMMTTHDPVAASFADTVVFLVDGRIADHMTRPTATQVADRLVGLAARPATGAR; the protein is encoded by the coding sequence ATGAGCTCGCGTTTCCCGACCCGGCCACGGTCGCGCACCCCTGTGCAGCTCCATCAGGTGACCAAGGTGTACGGCAGGTCCGGCCGCGCGGTCCGCGCGCTCGACGAGCTCAGCCTGGCCCTGCCCGCGGGGACGTTCACCGCGGTGATGGGCCCGTCGGGCTCCGGGAAGAGCACCCTGCTGCACTGCGCGGCGGGCCTGGACGCGCCGACCTCCGGCAGCGTGGTGCTGGCGGACCGGCCGTTGGACGGACTGACCGAGGACCAGCTGACGGTCCTGCGCCGCGAGCGAGCCGCGTTCGTGTTCCAGTCCTTCAACCTGATGCCGACCCTGAACGTCACCCAGAACGTCGGCCTGCCATACGTCCTCGCCGGACGCAGACCCGACCCGCACGCCGTCATGGAGGCCATCGAGCGAGTGGGCCTCGCCGACCGCGCACACCACCTGCCGGCCGAGCTCTCCGGCGGACAGCAACAGCGAGTGGCGATCGCACGGGCCGTGGCCGGCGGCGCGGAGGTGCTGTTCGCCGACGAGCCGACCGGCGCTCTCGACACCGCCACCGCCGGCCGGATCCTCGCGCTGCTGCGCTCCGCCGTCGACGAGACCGGCCAGACGATCATGATGACCACCCACGACCCCGTCGCCGCCTCCTTCGCCGACACCGTCGTCTTCCTGGTCGACGGCCGCATCGCCGACCACATGACCCGGCCCACGGCCACCCAGGTGGCCGACCGCCTCGTCGGCCTCGCCGCACGACCCGCCACAGGAGCCCGCTGA
- a CDS encoding FtsX-like permease family protein → MAAGTERRTATARRTERERNPMMWPLVLSGVRRRLAALSAIFMAAMLGAALVLLSGSLFETGIRLAAPPKRLTSAPIVLIGEPSYRMLDERGRPTTDYRPYPERHRLDPAVIGTTARIDGVAAGVPVFLLSVAGPTGTLTGQNWTSAALGPFALTEGGKPAADDEIVVTPALARRLRTAPGDTVRLADATYRVAGIAGDPDSPVTLFFTDTRATALSGDGRPDAVAVLPDPGADIDRITARIAASADGVRVLTGDQRGAAEDPAVAASRTSTIVIGAVFGGIVLVVLATVVSALISLSVRQRSREISLLRASGATGRQARRLIVAETMIVSLAGVLTGLVLGVPLTTLVFTLLTGNGIVPDMLSLSIGPLPFAVATATTLLVTWTAARVAARPALRARAIDALREADLPSSRVGSSRVGPLRWILGVLFALGTVALAVLTSLMSPALTSATSGPAVLTGSIAVALLAPAVLRAVLPLLRGVARLRAGSLAGLAVHNTRARAAETATVVTSIALVVGIGAGNLVAQSIQLQAQRDASIASIRADLVVQVPGGADEKLIHQVSTVEGVEAASAFVTSGGWIEHPYDPSHRDRPWPVRGVTADAATKVLTTPVVTGSLSGLTGDTIALPQATAETLALAVGDTLTFRFGDGASAPLRLVATYADRSGYETLLLPHRLLAAHTSSRHVPQLLITVHPENPGETRQALLSALAGTPGTTVGDRTAIETVLNQGAGVQGTVNSLMVAITIAYAAIAVVNTLGISILTRRRELALLRLSGATRRQVRTTLTTEILLLTTTGITAGLIVAAAAIIPTTTATSGTLLHPTPILTVLSLLAVVTSLIIPVTLAATHQAMRKTPAETLAIST, encoded by the coding sequence GTGGCCGCCGGCACTGAGCGGCGTACGGCGACAGCTCGCCGTACCGAGCGCGAGAGGAACCCGATGATGTGGCCCCTGGTGCTGAGCGGTGTCCGGCGACGGCTCGCCGCGCTGAGCGCGATCTTCATGGCCGCGATGCTCGGCGCCGCTCTGGTTCTTCTGTCGGGTTCACTGTTCGAGACCGGCATCCGGCTGGCCGCACCGCCGAAACGCCTGACGTCCGCGCCGATCGTCCTCATCGGCGAACCGAGCTACCGCATGCTCGACGAGCGCGGCCGTCCCACCACCGACTACCGTCCTTACCCCGAACGGCACCGCCTGGACCCGGCCGTCATCGGAACGACAGCCAGGATCGACGGAGTGGCCGCCGGTGTGCCGGTCTTCCTCCTCTCGGTAGCAGGCCCCACCGGCACGCTGACCGGCCAGAACTGGACCTCGGCGGCCCTCGGCCCCTTCGCCTTGACCGAAGGCGGGAAACCCGCCGCCGACGACGAGATCGTGGTGACCCCCGCACTGGCGCGGCGGTTACGAACCGCACCAGGTGACACGGTGCGTCTGGCCGACGCGACCTACCGCGTCGCCGGCATCGCGGGAGACCCGGACTCCCCCGTCACGCTGTTCTTCACCGACACACGCGCCACCGCGCTCAGCGGAGACGGCAGACCCGACGCCGTCGCCGTCCTGCCGGACCCCGGCGCCGACATCGACCGGATCACCGCGCGCATCGCCGCCTCGGCCGACGGCGTCCGGGTGCTGACGGGCGACCAGCGAGGCGCAGCGGAAGACCCCGCGGTGGCCGCCTCCCGCACCTCGACGATCGTCATCGGCGCCGTCTTCGGCGGCATCGTCCTGGTGGTGCTGGCCACCGTCGTATCGGCCCTCATCAGCCTCTCCGTGCGTCAGCGAAGCCGGGAGATCAGCCTGTTGCGCGCCAGTGGCGCCACCGGGAGACAAGCACGCAGGCTGATCGTCGCCGAGACGATGATCGTGAGCCTCGCAGGCGTGCTGACCGGCCTGGTCCTCGGCGTCCCTCTGACGACGCTGGTGTTCACCCTGCTGACCGGCAACGGCATCGTGCCGGACATGCTCTCCCTGAGCATCGGCCCCCTGCCGTTCGCCGTCGCGACGGCCACCACACTGCTGGTGACGTGGACGGCGGCACGCGTCGCGGCACGACCGGCCCTGCGCGCACGAGCGATCGACGCGCTACGGGAAGCCGACCTCCCCTCTTCCCGAGTCGGCTCTTCCCGAGTCGGCCCGCTGCGCTGGATCCTCGGCGTCCTGTTCGCACTCGGCACCGTGGCCCTGGCCGTCCTCACCAGCCTGATGAGCCCGGCCCTGACCTCCGCCACCAGCGGACCCGCCGTACTCACCGGCAGCATCGCCGTGGCGCTCCTCGCCCCCGCCGTGCTCCGAGCCGTCCTCCCCCTGCTGCGAGGGGTCGCACGCCTGCGCGCCGGCTCCCTGGCCGGCCTCGCCGTCCACAACACCCGCGCACGCGCCGCCGAGACCGCCACCGTCGTCACCTCCATCGCACTCGTCGTCGGCATCGGCGCCGGCAACCTGGTCGCACAGTCGATCCAACTCCAGGCACAACGAGACGCATCGATCGCGAGCATCCGCGCGGACCTCGTCGTCCAGGTCCCCGGTGGCGCCGACGAGAAACTCATCCACCAGGTAAGCACCGTCGAAGGCGTCGAAGCCGCGAGCGCGTTCGTGACCAGCGGCGGCTGGATCGAACACCCCTACGACCCCTCCCACCGCGACCGGCCCTGGCCCGTCCGCGGCGTGACCGCCGACGCAGCGACCAAGGTCCTCACCACCCCGGTCGTCACCGGCTCCCTGTCCGGCCTCACCGGCGACACCATCGCGCTGCCCCAGGCGACCGCCGAAACCCTGGCCCTCGCAGTCGGCGACACCCTCACCTTCCGCTTCGGCGACGGCGCCTCCGCACCCCTGCGCCTGGTCGCGACCTACGCCGACCGCTCCGGCTACGAAACCCTGCTCCTCCCCCACCGCCTTCTGGCCGCGCACACCTCATCTCGCCACGTCCCCCAGTTGCTCATCACCGTCCACCCCGAAAACCCTGGAGAAACCCGGCAAGCACTCCTCTCGGCACTGGCCGGCACCCCCGGCACGACCGTCGGCGACCGCACCGCCATCGAAACCGTCCTCAACCAAGGCGCCGGCGTACAGGGAACCGTCAACTCCCTGATGGTCGCCATCACCATCGCCTACGCGGCGATAGCCGTCGTCAACACCCTCGGCATCTCGATCCTCACCCGCCGCCGCGAACTGGCCCTGCTCCGCCTCTCCGGAGCAACCCGCCGCCAGGTCCGAACCACCCTCACCACCGAAATCCTGTTGCTGACCACCACAGGCATCACCGCAGGCCTGATCGTGGCCGCCGCCGCGATCATCCCCACGACGACCGCGACCTCCGGCACCCTCCTCCACCCCACCCCGATCCTGACCGTCCTCAGCCTCCTCGCCGTGGTGACGTCCCTGATCATCCCTGTCACCCTCGCCGCCACCCACCAGGCCATGAGGAAAACACCGGCGGAAACCCTCGCCATCTCGACCTGA